From the Synechococcus sp. KORDI-49 genome, the window CGGAAAGTCTCTATGCGACAAAATTCGCAGGCGCTACAGCTGGTTGTACGAACGATTCGGTCGCAGTTACAGCTGAAGAGAACAGCGCTTCGGTAACCCTGAAGGGTGGAAAAGCGGGTGACGGGAATCGAACCCGTGTCATCAGCTTGGAAGGCTGAGGTCTTACCATTACACAACACCCGCACTGGTACATCCGAACCACCCAGGAAGGAGTGGCCAGTGCTTCAGCACACATTCATTATGACGGTCCGCCGGACCGCTGCCTTCGCTTGACACCGTCTGCTGCACCGATGGAAGGCTCACGCCGCAGGTTGATGGTCGCCTACGGCCTCGGCGATGCCGGCACCGGACTGGCCGCCACCCAACTCGGCTTCTACCTCTTCCCGTTCTTCACCTGCGCCGCCGGCCTGCCCGCCTTCATCGCGGGCTCGCTGCTCACCGTGATCAAGGTGTGGGATGCCCTTAATGATCCGCTGATCGGCTGGTTGAGCGACCACACCAACAGCCGCTGGGGCCCGAGGCTGCCCTGGATGCTGAGCGCAGCACTGCCCCTCGGCATCAGCCTGGCGGCGATGTGGTGGGTCCCCCCCGGGGGCCTCTGGCAGCGCACCGGCTACTACGTGGTGATGGCGATCCTGCTGATGAGCGCCTACACCAGCGTGAACCTGCCCTACTCGGCCCTCTCCACGGAGCTGACGCCGGTCACGTCCCTGCGGACCCGCCTGAACGCCGCCCGCTTCACCGGCTCGATCCTCTCGGGCCTCAGCGGCCTGATCGTCGCCTCGGTGGTGCTCGGCCAGGGGTCCGATGGCTATCTGGTGATGGGGCGCATCACCGGCACGATCGCCTCAGTGGCCACCCTCGCCTGCTGCTGGGGTCTGGCGCCCTTCGCCAAGACAGCGCAGCGCCCCGTGCCCAGCAGCGATCCACCGCGCCAGCAACTGAAACGGGTGATGGCCAACCCACGCTTTCTGCGGGTGCTCGGCCTCTACCTGCTGCTCTGGTTCGCCCTGCAGTTGATGCAGGTGGTGGCTCTGATCTGGATGGTGCAGGTGGTGCAGGTGCCGGCCGGCCTGGCCCCCTGGCTGCTGCTGCCCTTCCAGGTGGCGGCCCTGCTGGGGTTGCAGCTCTGGAGCGTGCTGAGCAACCGTCAGGGACGGATTCACACCCTGCGCCTGGGGGCCGGGCTGTGGATCGCCGCCTGCCTGCTCTCGATGCTGATTCCCACGCTGCCCGCTGAACCGGGGCTGCTCGACCTGCTGCCCCTGGTGGCCCTGATCGTGCTGGTGGGAGTCGGTGCCGCCACCGCCTATCTGATTCCCTGGTCGCTGCTGCCGGATGCCATTGATGCCGACCCCGGCAAACCGGCAGGGATGTACACCGCCTGGATGGTGTTCGGCCAGAAGCTGATCATCGGCCTCACCATGTCGGTGTTCGGCAGCCTGTTAACGCTCACCGGCTACATCTCCGGGTCGGCCGGCAGCTGCAACGGCGCGCTGGCCTTCATCCAGCAACCAGCCACAGCGCTGCTGGCCATCCGCTTCAGCATGGGACTGCTGCCCGCTGTACTGGTGATCTGCGGCCTGCTGGTGATGCGAGGCTGGCCCGACCGTGGCGCCCACCTGCAGAGCACCGCCGGATGACCTCGCCTCGCTGGCTGAAACGACTGGGCACCAGCCTGCTGATCGGCGGACAGGCGATCGCCGCCACCCTGCGTGGCCGCATCAACCGGGTGGAGCTGTTTGATCAGCTGATGGAGGCAGGGCCCGGCAGCGTTCTGATCGTGCTGATCATCTCCGTGGCGGCCGGCTCGGTGTTCAACATCCAGGTGGCCGCGGAACTCACCCGCATGGGGGCCGGCTCCACCG encodes:
- a CDS encoding MFS transporter, whose protein sequence is MEGSRRRLMVAYGLGDAGTGLAATQLGFYLFPFFTCAAGLPAFIAGSLLTVIKVWDALNDPLIGWLSDHTNSRWGPRLPWMLSAALPLGISLAAMWWVPPGGLWQRTGYYVVMAILLMSAYTSVNLPYSALSTELTPVTSLRTRLNAARFTGSILSGLSGLIVASVVLGQGSDGYLVMGRITGTIASVATLACCWGLAPFAKTAQRPVPSSDPPRQQLKRVMANPRFLRVLGLYLLLWFALQLMQVVALIWMVQVVQVPAGLAPWLLLPFQVAALLGLQLWSVLSNRQGRIHTLRLGAGLWIAACLLSMLIPTLPAEPGLLDLLPLVALIVLVGVGAATAYLIPWSLLPDAIDADPGKPAGMYTAWMVFGQKLIIGLTMSVFGSLLTLTGYISGSAGSCNGALAFIQQPATALLAIRFSMGLLPAVLVICGLLVMRGWPDRGAHLQSTAG